One region of Aminivibrio sp. genomic DNA includes:
- a CDS encoding ABC transporter substrate-binding protein: MKRYGLFFAVAILLAFGAAACAAPSGEPIKIGYLATLTGDGSTWGQHERDGALLAVKELNEAGGVLGRPLELVYYDVRGRQEDAIQAARRLVHEDKVVAIGGTNYSGLNIATASVVTAAGVPQIGTASTNPAVTVDPKTGKVRPFTFRMSYTDPYQGKVMADYLINKLGVKSAAVITDVGSDYSEGLKEFFTIRFAELKGDLKGVWGFRGGDVDFRAQLTEMKATGAEAVALPILYKEMGLIMKQAAELDWKPIFIGGDGFSPSMQEIAGDSMEGSYWVYSMDLGNPQMIYLLSRFEKEYGVPAAEPGNVAYAYDLVTWVADAIKRAGKADPVAVRDAMENTKDLRLVHFTLTVDKETHNPLNKPAAMMLWKNKQLNFLEMWAPQDTF, translated from the coding sequence ATGAAACGATACGGTCTGTTTTTTGCAGTCGCGATACTCCTCGCCTTCGGCGCTGCGGCCTGTGCAGCTCCGTCGGGCGAACCCATCAAGATCGGCTACCTCGCCACGCTCACCGGCGACGGTTCCACATGGGGACAGCATGAACGGGACGGCGCCCTTCTCGCCGTGAAGGAGCTGAACGAGGCGGGCGGAGTGCTCGGACGCCCCCTGGAACTGGTGTACTACGACGTTCGCGGACGGCAGGAGGACGCCATCCAGGCAGCGCGGAGGCTTGTCCACGAAGACAAGGTGGTGGCCATCGGCGGTACCAACTACAGCGGGCTGAACATCGCCACCGCCTCGGTGGTCACCGCCGCCGGTGTTCCCCAGATCGGCACTGCGAGCACCAACCCCGCCGTGACGGTGGACCCGAAGACGGGCAAGGTACGGCCGTTCACGTTCCGGATGAGCTACACCGACCCCTACCAGGGGAAGGTCATGGCGGACTACCTTATCAACAAGCTTGGGGTCAAGAGCGCTGCGGTCATCACCGACGTGGGCAGCGACTACTCCGAAGGCCTGAAGGAATTTTTCACTATCCGGTTCGCGGAGTTGAAGGGCGATCTGAAGGGTGTCTGGGGATTCCGGGGCGGCGACGTGGACTTCCGGGCCCAGCTCACGGAAATGAAGGCAACCGGCGCCGAGGCGGTCGCACTTCCCATTCTCTACAAGGAGATGGGGCTGATTATGAAGCAGGCGGCAGAACTTGACTGGAAGCCTATTTTCATAGGCGGCGACGGTTTCAGCCCGAGTATGCAGGAGATCGCCGGAGACTCGATGGAGGGAAGTTACTGGGTCTATAGCATGGACCTCGGCAATCCGCAGATGATATACCTTCTCTCCCGTTTCGAGAAAGAATACGGCGTCCCTGCGGCCGAACCGGGAAATGTTGCGTACGCATACGATCTGGTCACGTGGGTCGCCGACGCGATCAAGAGGGCTGGGAAAGCCGACCCCGTGGCGGTCAGGGATGCCATGGAAAACACGAAAGACCTCCGTCTCGTCCATTTCACCCTCACGGTGGACAAGGAGACCCACAACCCGCTGAACAAGCCCGCCGCTATGATGCTCTGGAAGAATAAACAGCTGAACTTCCTTGAGATGTGGGCCCCCCAGGACACATTCTAG
- a CDS encoding FAD-binding protein → MKKKIIVVGAGGAGLTAAVAAAKKGAEVLLLSKTACGDANCTAYSGGLFSLSSGTVTPEDHFRRVVEIGRGVNDRKLVRTLAEESEKTLRTLADWGVTLKITDSGRATVRESAPSEIMGGRGLTRELAAIARAEGVSILENCVATKILAGERGAEGLEWVNWKTGRKYRSPASAVILASGGGGRIYSRTDNPARMTGDGYALALEAGLDLADMEYVQFYPLGWKDPAFPLWMVGLAIVDYIPVTDENGREFLREAILSWGLTSGKEANYFARDKSAIFLSRHERQGGKTLLHLENLGEEMLTIPDVRVSLMLDLPPERRTGPVELSPIQHYFTGGIPIDTEGRTALPGLYACGEVTGGVDGASRMGGNALTNIVTFGLRAGRFSAEEAGEGGIGDVTEIPADLSFLAPEGGIRPRDAGDRLRAVVQEGLGPCRSGDGLRRCAAALEEWKVSCPPLKVGDSVDLLHALEMKGLAFTAEAVARAALLREESRGVHYRDDFPEEREEWMSRILVSAEKGKIAAAREG, encoded by the coding sequence ATGAAGAAAAAAATCATCGTCGTCGGGGCGGGCGGGGCAGGTCTTACCGCAGCGGTCGCGGCGGCAAAAAAAGGAGCGGAGGTCCTGCTGCTCTCCAAGACAGCCTGCGGCGACGCGAACTGTACAGCCTATTCGGGGGGGCTGTTTTCCCTCTCGTCCGGAACGGTGACCCCCGAAGATCACTTCCGGCGCGTCGTGGAGATCGGCCGGGGAGTGAACGACCGGAAGCTCGTCCGGACGCTGGCCGAAGAATCGGAGAAAACCCTCCGGACGCTGGCTGACTGGGGCGTCACGCTGAAGATCACCGACTCGGGGCGTGCCACCGTGCGGGAATCAGCCCCTTCCGAGATCATGGGAGGGAGAGGCCTGACCAGGGAACTCGCCGCCATTGCGAGGGCGGAAGGAGTCTCCATCCTCGAAAACTGTGTCGCAACGAAAATTCTCGCCGGGGAGAGAGGGGCGGAAGGGCTGGAGTGGGTGAACTGGAAGACGGGGCGGAAATACCGCTCCCCAGCCTCCGCCGTCATTCTCGCCTCCGGCGGGGGAGGCAGAATCTACTCCAGGACGGACAACCCCGCACGGATGACCGGCGACGGATACGCCCTCGCCCTCGAGGCCGGTCTGGATCTCGCGGACATGGAGTACGTCCAGTTCTACCCCCTGGGCTGGAAGGATCCCGCCTTCCCTCTGTGGATGGTGGGGCTTGCCATCGTGGACTACATTCCCGTCACCGATGAAAACGGCCGGGAATTCCTCCGGGAGGCCATTCTCTCCTGGGGGCTCACCTCGGGGAAAGAGGCGAACTACTTTGCCAGGGACAAGAGTGCCATTTTCCTCTCCCGCCACGAGAGGCAGGGAGGAAAGACCCTGCTTCACCTGGAAAACCTGGGGGAAGAGATGCTGACTATCCCTGATGTACGGGTGTCCCTCATGCTGGACCTTCCGCCGGAACGACGGACCGGGCCGGTAGAGCTTTCCCCCATCCAGCACTATTTCACGGGGGGAATTCCCATCGACACCGAGGGACGAACCGCCCTTCCGGGGCTCTACGCCTGCGGTGAGGTGACCGGAGGGGTGGACGGAGCCAGCCGCATGGGAGGCAACGCCCTGACGAACATCGTCACCTTCGGCCTCCGGGCCGGCCGGTTCTCCGCCGAAGAAGCAGGGGAAGGCGGCATTGGGGACGTTACGGAAATCCCGGCAGACCTGTCCTTCCTCGCCCCCGAAGGGGGAATCCGTCCCCGGGATGCCGGGGATCGTCTCCGGGCCGTTGTCCAGGAAGGGCTCGGCCCCTGCAGGAGCGGTGACGGTCTCCGCCGGTGCGCGGCGGCCCTGGAGGAATGGAAGGTCTCATGTCCGCCCCTGAAGGTGGGAGATTCCGTGGACCTCCTCCATGCCCTGGAGATGAAGGGGCTCGCCTTCACCGCCGAAGCGGTGGCACGGGCGGCTCTCCTCCGGGAGGAGAGCCGGGGTGTTCACTACCGGGATGACTTTCCGGAGGAGCGGGAGGAATGGATGTCCCGGATTCTGGTCTCCGCTGAAAAGGGGAAGATCGCCGCCGCGAGGGAAGGGTAG